In Miscanthus floridulus cultivar M001 chromosome 8, ASM1932011v1, whole genome shotgun sequence, the sequence CCGCCGTCGTGGAGCTGGAGATATCAGCAGAGTGCATGCAGAAGGCCGTTCCATCTTTTGACATCTGAACCGTGCAATCGATGATGTCAGCGGCATCTTTGATCGCCTCCTGGTAGGCAAGATCTGTGCTGCCAGCGAACATGCCGCTCGCGCCGTTGTGGGTGATGATCAGCGGCCTGCTTTTTCCAGGAGGTGGTAGAGGATTGCCCTTGGAATGAGCCATGCAAGCTGAAAAAAAGCAAAAACCCTTGAGACTTTAAAAGGAGGAAAACTGGAAAAGATGGTAAGCTGCTACGGAGTAGCACATAATGTGCAGGTTTCTATCATGATGGACAACAGTTTTAGCTCCTTCCAGTTTCAACATTGAATAGTTCTTACCAACAGCTCCTGATGCGGTGACCGGGAAGTCCGTGAGCACACCGTCGACAGAGAAGTCTGGATTGTCTATGAACTGCAGGTACTCTGCAGTGGGATCATAGCTGTAGTTGTAACTCAAGACGATATCATTGGCAAATCCGGATGCATACACTTCCAGTCCGAGGGCATGAGCATCTTTGACCAAACTGGTGGACGATGGCGCCAAGTACTGATCCTTTTCCACTGGCCAGATGTATGTCTTGGGCACAAGAATCCCAGCTGCGAATTCCTTGATGGCTTTTAGATCTTTCAGAAGTTCCCCATATGTTTTCTTGGTTGAAGGCTCCTCAATGTTTTCATTGAGCAACCGGAAGATGAGCTTTGTCTTGGCTTTCTTGAGCTTCCCACCCAAGCTTTTCAAGAATTCAACCTCCGGTGAGGAGATGTAAGAGAGAGTATCTTTTGGTAGTTCTAATATATAATCTTCGCTACTTAATTTGTGCTCCAAAAAGAATGAATTGTACTGCAGAAGTGAACAAGTCGCGTTACAAGTTAGATGCATAACATGTTGAAATAAGAAGAGGGAAGGCTCGTGAATTGACTGGAATCACATTTACCTGTACATTAAGCCATATTTGAGGGGGGTGGAGTTCAACAACTTCATCAAGCGTGTACATACGCTGGGAGCCATCAAATGTGCTTGGGCGCGAAAAGATGTTCTGGATCACTGAGGGATTACCAAAGCAAAGCATGTCAAGCCAGTACAATTCTGACAGGAAGAAACTAATACTTCAAAATGGTTAGTTCCATCTTAATCCCCCctctttttttttggcaaaacgtCATCCATATGGAGCAGAAGTAATCAGAGGGTTCTTTTCTGCTTACATGTGATATTCTGCGCCAGCTGGTCTGCAGTGAAATCTAGAGAGAACCAGCCATGGACATCTTCTCCGTGCAGCTTGTATGTCCTTTCCATCTTGGGGAAGATCTCAGAGACAGTCGTCGAGTTATCAAGGGTCAACCCTGTTTTGCAGAAGCCTATGCGGTCGCTTGACAATTGTAGATCACATAACAGAACGACATCAGGCAAGGAGGCAGTCAAGGCAAACTGGTAGGCAAACTGGCTCGAGTCAGGAAACAAGCCAGAGAATCCTCCTCGACCTATGACTTGAGGGGGACCACCTGTAAGATGATAGCAATAGCATTAGCAGCTAAGCGACGTGGCACTGCAATTGTAGAAACAGAACACTTGAAACTTGATAAGTGACAGAGTAGACATTGCAGTAGAAAAATCAGCAAATCTCTGTGGCAAATGCTGATTGATTGAATCCTGATAAGTAAACaacaagaaaaaaagaaatataCCGCTCAGAGTCTGCCATTTTGGCCCTGCTGGAGGTTTCGAAGCAGCATTGGCTCCATGAAGCAGTAAGAGGATCAAAAACATGTGAGGATAGCTTGCTCCCATTTGGTCAGGAGGAGCACCCTACATTACAGCGCAATTTTGTGAGCTCCTGAAAAACGCAGTAACAAGTAATCTGCTACTCTCTCTTTTGAGAGGAAAGAGAGTCATCAGGTACTTCAGGAATCCAGACAATAACtggaaacaaagaacatgcattCATAAACAAAAAATGTAAGCAGTggaaaagaattaaaaaaaagatCGGAGAAGTCTACTAACGTTCAATGAACATGATTAATTGGTTAAGGGGAGCGGCGACCTTGCACCACACATGAAATTTCAGACAAATCCAAGCAAAAGTTGAAACGCAAAGATTTCAGGAAACATACCTCACATGAAACTCCAAGAA encodes:
- the LOC136475927 gene encoding glycerophosphodiester phosphodiesterase GDPDL7-like, producing MGASYPHMFLILLLLHGANAASKPPAGPKWQTLSGGPPQVIGRGGFSGLFPDSSQFAYQFALTASLPDVVLLCDLQLSSDRIGFCKTGLTLDNSTTVSEIFPKMERTYKLHGEDVHGWFSLDFTADQLAQNITLIQNIFSRPSTFDGSQRMYTLDEVVELHPPQIWLNVQYNSFFLEHKLSSEDYILELPKDTLSYISSPEVEFLKSLGGKLKKAKTKLIFRLLNENIEEPSTKKTYGELLKDLKAIKEFAAGILVPKTYIWPVEKDQYLAPSSTSLVKDAHALGLEVYASGFANDIVLSYNYSYDPTAEYLQFIDNPDFSVDGVLTDFPVTASGAVACMAHSKGNPLPPPGKSRPLIITHNGASGMFAGSTDLAYQEAIKDAADIIDCTVQMSKDGTAFCMHSADISSSTTAATAFASKASTVHEIQNKSGIFSFDLSWSEIATLKPALISPFAQAGLQRNPLAKNAGKLMTLPQFLDLAKASNITGILIEIEHASYLAKRGIGMVEAVSSALTKAGYDKETKQQVFIQSDDSSVLAAFKKFTTFRRVLNIEAKISGASKPSVEDIKRFADTVRIHRNSVAQITGYFMTHFTDTVGSLQAANLTVFVGVLKNEFMNLGFDFFADPTIEVATYAFSVVADGIVTDYPATASSYFRSPCSDMKLNLSFSILPAQPGALVNLAAPGMLAPAGAPSPLLQPTDVVDPPLPPVKAVIAADAPAPGAADNTSSAFSSNAGNGLIVGRHRGPLVPDLSALILSWWLPLYSHMFSFLLSVLPSYILKCAVT